In Agelaius phoeniceus isolate bAgePho1 chromosome 18, bAgePho1.hap1, whole genome shotgun sequence, one genomic interval encodes:
- the UFD1 gene encoding ubiquitin recognition factor in ER-associated degradation protein 1 isoform X1 — translation MFSFNMFDHPIPRVFQNRFSTQYRCFSVSMLAGPNDRSDVEKGGKIIMPPSALDQLSRLNITYPMLFKLTNKNSDRMTHCGVLEFVADEGICYLPHWMMQNLLLEEGGLVQVESVNLQVATYSKFQPQSPDFLDITNPKAVLENALRNFACLTTGDVIAINYNEKIYELRVMETKPDKAVSIIECDMNVDFDAPLGYKEPERSAQHEETTDVETDHSGYVSDIGFRAFSGSGNRLDGKKKGVEPSPSPIKPGDIRRGIPNYDFKIGRITFIRNSRPLVKKVEEDESGSRFIAFSGEGQSLRKKGRKP, via the exons ATG tTCTCTTTCAATATGTTTGACCACCCCATCCCCCGGGTGTTCCAGAACCGTTTTTCAACCCAGTACCGCTGCTTCTCGGTATCCATGCTTGCCGGACCTAATGACAGGTCAGATGTGGAGAAAGGCGGGAAGA TAATTATGCCACCATCAGCTTTGGATCAACTGA GCCGCCTTAATATTACTTACCCCATGCTGTTCAAGCTGACCAACAAGAACTCAGACAGAATGACTCACTGTGGAGTGCTGGAGTTTGTGGCTGATGAGGGCATCTGTTACCTTCCACACTGG ATGATGCAGAATTTGCTGCTGGAAGAAGGAGGCTTGGTGCAAGTGGAGAGTGTGAATCTGCAAGTTGCTACTTACTCAAAATTCCAGCCACAAAGTCCAGATTTTCTTGACATCACCAATCCCAAAGCTGT ACTGGAAAATGCATTGAGGAACTTTGCCTGTCTAACTACTGGGGATGTGATTGCCATCAACTACAATGAGAAG ATCTATGAGCTTCGGGTAATGGAGACCAAACCAGATAAGGCTGTGTCCATCATAGAGTGTGATATGAAC GTGGATTTTGATGCTCCTTTGGGATACAAAGAACCAGAAAGAAGTGCACAACACGAAGAGACCACA gaTGTGGAGACAGACCACAGTGGATATGTGAGCGATATAGGATTTCGT GCATTCTCTGGATCTGGGAACAGATTGGATGGCAAGAAGAAAGGTGTGGAGCCCAGTCCCTCACCAATTAAACCAGGAGACATCCGAAG AGGAATTCCCAACTATGACTTCAAGATTGGTAGAATCACATTCATTAGGAATTCACGTCCCCTGGTCAAGAAAGTGGAAGAG gATGAGTCTGGAAGCCGCTTTATTGCCTTTTCAGGAGAGGGGCAGTCGCTGCgcaagaaaggaagaaagccCTAA
- the UFD1 gene encoding ubiquitin recognition factor in ER-associated degradation protein 1 isoform X2 — translation MTVIMPPSALDQLSRLNITYPMLFKLTNKNSDRMTHCGVLEFVADEGICYLPHWMMQNLLLEEGGLVQVESVNLQVATYSKFQPQSPDFLDITNPKAVLENALRNFACLTTGDVIAINYNEKIYELRVMETKPDKAVSIIECDMNVDFDAPLGYKEPERSAQHEETTDVETDHSGYVSDIGFRAFSGSGNRLDGKKKGVEPSPSPIKPGDIRRGIPNYDFKIGRITFIRNSRPLVKKVEEDESGSRFIAFSGEGQSLRKKGRKP, via the exons ATGACAG TAATTATGCCACCATCAGCTTTGGATCAACTGA GCCGCCTTAATATTACTTACCCCATGCTGTTCAAGCTGACCAACAAGAACTCAGACAGAATGACTCACTGTGGAGTGCTGGAGTTTGTGGCTGATGAGGGCATCTGTTACCTTCCACACTGG ATGATGCAGAATTTGCTGCTGGAAGAAGGAGGCTTGGTGCAAGTGGAGAGTGTGAATCTGCAAGTTGCTACTTACTCAAAATTCCAGCCACAAAGTCCAGATTTTCTTGACATCACCAATCCCAAAGCTGT ACTGGAAAATGCATTGAGGAACTTTGCCTGTCTAACTACTGGGGATGTGATTGCCATCAACTACAATGAGAAG ATCTATGAGCTTCGGGTAATGGAGACCAAACCAGATAAGGCTGTGTCCATCATAGAGTGTGATATGAAC GTGGATTTTGATGCTCCTTTGGGATACAAAGAACCAGAAAGAAGTGCACAACACGAAGAGACCACA gaTGTGGAGACAGACCACAGTGGATATGTGAGCGATATAGGATTTCGT GCATTCTCTGGATCTGGGAACAGATTGGATGGCAAGAAGAAAGGTGTGGAGCCCAGTCCCTCACCAATTAAACCAGGAGACATCCGAAG AGGAATTCCCAACTATGACTTCAAGATTGGTAGAATCACATTCATTAGGAATTCACGTCCCCTGGTCAAGAAAGTGGAAGAG gATGAGTCTGGAAGCCGCTTTATTGCCTTTTCAGGAGAGGGGCAGTCGCTGCgcaagaaaggaagaaagccCTAA
- the UFD1 gene encoding ubiquitin recognition factor in ER-associated degradation protein 1 isoform X3, with protein MPPSALDQLSRLNITYPMLFKLTNKNSDRMTHCGVLEFVADEGICYLPHWMMQNLLLEEGGLVQVESVNLQVATYSKFQPQSPDFLDITNPKAVLENALRNFACLTTGDVIAINYNEKIYELRVMETKPDKAVSIIECDMNVDFDAPLGYKEPERSAQHEETTDVETDHSGYVSDIGFRAFSGSGNRLDGKKKGVEPSPSPIKPGDIRRGIPNYDFKIGRITFIRNSRPLVKKVEEDESGSRFIAFSGEGQSLRKKGRKP; from the exons ATGCCACCATCAGCTTTGGATCAACTGA GCCGCCTTAATATTACTTACCCCATGCTGTTCAAGCTGACCAACAAGAACTCAGACAGAATGACTCACTGTGGAGTGCTGGAGTTTGTGGCTGATGAGGGCATCTGTTACCTTCCACACTGG ATGATGCAGAATTTGCTGCTGGAAGAAGGAGGCTTGGTGCAAGTGGAGAGTGTGAATCTGCAAGTTGCTACTTACTCAAAATTCCAGCCACAAAGTCCAGATTTTCTTGACATCACCAATCCCAAAGCTGT ACTGGAAAATGCATTGAGGAACTTTGCCTGTCTAACTACTGGGGATGTGATTGCCATCAACTACAATGAGAAG ATCTATGAGCTTCGGGTAATGGAGACCAAACCAGATAAGGCTGTGTCCATCATAGAGTGTGATATGAAC GTGGATTTTGATGCTCCTTTGGGATACAAAGAACCAGAAAGAAGTGCACAACACGAAGAGACCACA gaTGTGGAGACAGACCACAGTGGATATGTGAGCGATATAGGATTTCGT GCATTCTCTGGATCTGGGAACAGATTGGATGGCAAGAAGAAAGGTGTGGAGCCCAGTCCCTCACCAATTAAACCAGGAGACATCCGAAG AGGAATTCCCAACTATGACTTCAAGATTGGTAGAATCACATTCATTAGGAATTCACGTCCCCTGGTCAAGAAAGTGGAAGAG gATGAGTCTGGAAGCCGCTTTATTGCCTTTTCAGGAGAGGGGCAGTCGCTGCgcaagaaaggaagaaagccCTAA
- the C18H22orf39 gene encoding synaptic plasticity regulator PANTS has protein sequence MAGTGGSWRPPRSCEDYWGEWKHCRGLRHAFHHYYAHGELPECGRWREDYEACRAWERDRAPAAQEALCKSERARVMEKQKYAPVWKLRKNPPSDWYLPLDHDKSN, from the exons ATGGCGGGCACGGGCGGCTCCTGGAGG CCGCCGCGCTCGTGCGAGGATTACTGGGGGGAGTGGAAGCATTGCCGCGGGCTGCGCCACGCCTTCCACCACTACTACGCGCACGGGGAGCTGCCGGAGTGCGGCCGCTGGCGGGAGGACTACGAGGCCTGCCGAGCCTGGGAGAGGGACCGCGCCCCCGCCGCGCAG gAAGCTTTGTGCAAGAGTGAAAGAGCTCGAGTTAtggaaaaacagaaatatgCTCCAGTGTGGAAGCTCAGGAAGAACCCACCATCTGACTGGTATCTACCACTTGACCACGACAAATCAAATTAA
- the MRPL40 gene encoding large ribosomal subunit protein mL40, whose product MWAAAAAAARGLRGAQLSSWLPQRVPLRGSHWQSSLLGFRTSLPVRAQPKKKKKVDVKKEQAQKERMKKKLKKLEKAAPELIPIEDFITPLKYTESNRVRSLPALSPEESERRVLLLKKWCLFKQKQDEAEKKAIKALVESQQEALRELQLESEELYQAAILRDEGLFPFEREGPSYTPPLPGYDPPEGKCIDITKVYTQ is encoded by the exons ATgtgggcggcggcggcggcggcggcgcgggggctTCGCGGGGCCCAGCTCAG ctcctggctgccccaGAGGGTCCCGCTCCGAGGGAGTCACTGGCAGAGCTCATTGCTGGGCTTCAGGACATCCCTCCCTGTGAG AGCACaaccaaagaagaaaaagaaagtggaTGTGAAGAAAGAGCAAGCACAGAAGGAGCGTATGAAGAAAAAGCTTAAAAAGTTGGAAAAAGCTGCCCCAGAACTGATTCCAATTGAGGATTTTATAACCCCACTCAAGTACACAGAGAGCAATAG GGTGCGAAgtcttcctgctctttctcctgaaGAGTCTGAAAGAAGAGTTTTACTTTTGAAGAAGTGGTGTTTGTTTAAGCAGAAACAAGATGaggcagaaaagaaagcaattaAAGCCCTTGTAGAATCTCAGCAGGAGGcactgagggagctgcagctggaatcCGAGGAGCTGTACCAGGCAGCAATCCTGAGGGACGAGGGGCTCTTCCCCTTCGAGAGGGAGGGACCCAGTTACACCCCTCCCCTTCCTGGCTACGATCCGCCCGAGGGGAAGTGCATCGACATCACCAAGGTGTACACACAGTGA